Part of the bacterium genome, GCGAAACACCTGTTCAAGGAGAAGGTTCATAACACAGATGAGATTCGCCACCGAGATGTTTCGGTCCACCATAAGACCCTCGAGCTGATAGAAGGTGTTCTCGTGGTTCGCATCGACCGTTTCGTACCGGAAACACCGTCCCGGTGCTATCATTTTCATGGGAGCCCCGTACTTTTCGAGCGCCCGCACCTGGACAGCGGAAGTCTGTGTCCGCATCACCAGGCCGTTCGTGAGCCAGAAGGTATCCTGCATTTCACGGGCCGGATGATCGAACGGAGTATTGAGGGCATCGAAGTTGTAATATTCTTCCTCGACTTCATAGCCGGTCTCTATGTAAAAACCCATGCTTTTAAATATTTCTTCAAGTTCCATCTGAACAAGCGTGATAGGATGAAGCGATCCGAGCGAATGTCCCGAACCCGGAAGAGTCATATCGAGTTGAGGCCGTTTAGCTGATTCCGATATATTTTTTAACGAGACGGTCAGCTCTTCCACCTTTTTTTCCATGAGATTTTTGAGATCGTTGAATCCCTTGCCGAATGCACCGCGCATTTCAGGAGTCAGCGACTTGAAATCCACACCTTCGCGGAACTGTGCCAGAAGCCCTTTTCGTCCCAGGTACTTGAGCCTCAGCGCTTCAGTATCCTTCTGTGACAGGCAGGATTCGGCGTCTTTAAAAAAACCTTCCCGCAAACCATCCATATCGACCATTAAATAAAACCTCCTTAAAATTCGTCACGATCCTTATATACCCTGCAATCCCGCCCCGGTTTCAAACCGTGTGGGTAAATTGTTCGGAACGCAGGTTTTTTAATCTCAAACGTCAGTTCTGTTTCATTCCATTTTTATCAGTATGCTGTTGTAAGATAGAAAATTATCATGTCCAAATCAATAGCATTTATCTTCAGACTGCTATGACAGGGAGGGAAATGAAATAATAATGTCTGACAGCGGATTTCCTGAAAATTGCACCTTTAGCAGTCTTGCAGGTTATGAAGATGTCAATGAAGACAGGCGATTATCCACTGATCCCGCAATGAGAACAATTACTGGTAAAAAACCAAAGGAAAAAGACGGAAATTTGACTTTGCGGGAGATAATAATCTTGTTTCAGGGGGATGAATATTTTAATTTGAATTTACGGCTGACAATAGTGATTTATCAGCCTTTCCATATTTTGATATGGGCGGC contains:
- a CDS encoding phenylalanine--tRNA ligase subunit alpha, whose product is MVDMDGLREGFFKDAESCLSQKDTEALRLKYLGRKGLLAQFREGVDFKSLTPEMRGAFGKGFNDLKNLMEKKVEELTVSLKNISESAKRPQLDMTLPGSGHSLGSLHPITLVQMELEEIFKSMGFYIETGYEVEEEYYNFDALNTPFDHPAREMQDTFWLTNGLVMRTQTSAVQVRALEKYGAPMKMIAPGRCFRYETVDANHENTFYQLEGLMVDRNISVANLICVMNLLLEQVFR